One part of the Sorangiineae bacterium MSr11954 genome encodes these proteins:
- a CDS encoding thiolase family protein → MTTTAPVYIVSASRTPIGSFLGSLSALRAPDLGAAAIRGALERAKVAPEQVGEVFMGNVLSAGIGQAPARQASIFAGIPNTVPATTVGKVCGSGLQAIIFGAKTVALGDSEIVVAGGMESMSNVPYYLEKARSGYRMGDGKIVDGMIFDGLWDPYNNVHMGNCGDACAKEYGFTREAQDEYTRETFRRALAAQREGLFDNEITPVKVPQRKGEALEVKLDEGPAKGDPSKFASLKPAFSKDGTITAANASSINDGASALVLASEAAVKAHKLEPLARIVAYASAAQEPEKFTTAPIKAIENVCKRTGLSTNDIDFYEINEAFAVVPMVAVKQLGLDPQRVNVRGGACALGHPIGASGARIVTTLLHALKHQGKKRGMASICIGGGEALALVVER, encoded by the coding sequence ATGACGACGACTGCACCCGTTTACATCGTTTCGGCCTCGCGAACCCCAATCGGTTCTTTTTTGGGTAGCCTGTCGGCCTTGCGCGCGCCGGACCTGGGTGCGGCCGCGATTCGAGGCGCTCTCGAGCGTGCCAAGGTGGCCCCCGAGCAGGTGGGCGAGGTGTTCATGGGGAACGTGCTCTCGGCCGGCATCGGCCAGGCCCCGGCGCGTCAAGCCTCGATTTTTGCAGGGATTCCCAACACCGTCCCCGCCACCACCGTCGGCAAGGTGTGTGGATCGGGCCTCCAAGCCATCATCTTTGGCGCGAAAACGGTCGCGCTCGGCGATTCCGAGATCGTGGTCGCCGGCGGGATGGAATCGATGTCGAATGTACCCTACTACCTGGAGAAGGCGCGGAGCGGGTACCGCATGGGCGACGGGAAAATCGTCGATGGCATGATCTTCGACGGCCTCTGGGACCCGTACAACAACGTCCACATGGGAAATTGCGGCGACGCGTGCGCCAAGGAGTACGGCTTCACCCGCGAAGCGCAGGACGAGTACACCCGCGAGACCTTCCGCCGCGCCCTTGCCGCGCAGCGTGAGGGGCTGTTCGACAACGAAATCACACCGGTGAAGGTGCCCCAGAGGAAAGGCGAGGCCCTCGAGGTGAAGCTCGACGAGGGCCCGGCCAAGGGCGATCCGTCGAAGTTTGCTTCGCTGAAGCCGGCTTTTTCCAAGGACGGAACCATCACGGCCGCCAACGCCTCGTCCATCAACGACGGCGCCAGCGCGCTGGTCCTCGCCAGCGAGGCGGCGGTCAAGGCGCACAAGCTCGAGCCGCTGGCCCGCATCGTCGCCTACGCAAGCGCGGCGCAGGAGCCGGAGAAGTTCACGACGGCGCCCATCAAGGCCATCGAGAACGTGTGCAAGCGCACGGGCCTCTCCACCAACGACATCGACTTCTACGAGATCAACGAGGCCTTTGCGGTCGTCCCGATGGTGGCGGTCAAGCAGCTGGGCCTCGATCCGCAGCGGGTCAATGTGCGCGGCGGCGCCTGCGCCCTGGGGCACCCCATCGGCGCCAGCGGCGCGCGCATCGTGACCACCCTGCTCCACGCCCTGAAGCACCAGGGCAAAAAGCGCGGCATGGCCTCCATCTGCATCGGCGGTGGCGAGGCCTTGGCGCTGGTCGTCGAGCGGTGA
- a CDS encoding MBL fold metallo-hydrolase, whose translation MIRPRELSATLELFPARTPTLLPATHTNSYALGSRDVLLVEPATPYEDEQRAFLAWARALPSNGRRPVALFATHHHPDHVGGLDVLARELDLPVWAHPETVSRLEPSVQHHVTRRLEDGEALVLDGPIAESWSVLHTPGHAPGHICLHEPASGTVVVGDMVASVGTILIAPGDGDMRIYLQQLARLEALGARLALPAHGEPIDGPSALFRRYIEHRLMREAKVHAALVRTGPGGAPAEELVAAAYDDTPMHLWPLALLSLRAHLEKLAAEGRAVPRGNVWQAAAEGARS comes from the coding sequence GTGATTCGTCCGCGCGAGCTCTCCGCCACGTTGGAGCTGTTCCCGGCGCGCACGCCTACCTTGCTGCCGGCGACGCACACGAACAGCTACGCGCTGGGCTCGCGCGACGTCCTGCTCGTGGAACCGGCCACGCCGTACGAGGACGAGCAGCGTGCCTTTCTCGCATGGGCGCGCGCTCTCCCGTCGAACGGCCGCCGCCCGGTGGCCCTCTTCGCCACGCACCACCACCCGGATCACGTGGGAGGGCTCGACGTTCTGGCCCGGGAGCTCGATCTGCCGGTGTGGGCGCACCCGGAGACGGTGTCGCGCCTGGAGCCCTCGGTTCAGCACCACGTGACGCGCCGGCTCGAGGATGGCGAGGCGCTGGTTCTCGATGGCCCCATCGCCGAGTCCTGGAGCGTGCTCCATACGCCGGGACATGCGCCCGGGCACATTTGCCTTCACGAACCGGCGAGCGGAACCGTGGTCGTGGGCGACATGGTCGCCAGCGTCGGCACCATCCTCATCGCGCCGGGCGATGGGGACATGCGCATTTACCTCCAGCAGCTCGCCCGCCTCGAAGCGCTCGGCGCGCGGCTGGCGCTCCCGGCCCACGGTGAGCCCATCGACGGGCCCTCGGCGCTCTTTCGCCGGTACATCGAGCACCGCCTGATGCGCGAGGCCAAGGTGCACGCGGCGCTCGTGCGCACCGGACCGGGCGGGGCCCCCGCGGAAGAACTCGTCGCCGCTGCGTACGACGATACGCCCATGCACTTGTGGCCCCTCGCCCTTTTGAGCCTGCGCGCGCACCTGGAGAAGCTCGCCGCCGAAGGTCGCGCCGTCCCGCGCGGTAACGTGTGGCAAGCCGCAGCGGAGGGTGCGCGGTCATGA
- the purS gene encoding phosphoribosylformylglycinamidine synthase subunit PurS has translation MKATVVVRLKSEVLDPQGDAVRRALGTLGFEGVKDVRIGKIVEIEIDEAHAKDAAGLKARLAKMSDEMLANPVIEDYEIKLDS, from the coding sequence ATGAAGGCGACGGTCGTGGTGAGGCTCAAGTCCGAGGTGCTCGATCCGCAGGGGGACGCGGTGCGGCGTGCGCTGGGGACGCTCGGCTTCGAAGGGGTCAAGGACGTGCGCATCGGCAAGATCGTCGAGATCGAGATCGACGAAGCGCACGCCAAGGATGCCGCGGGCCTGAAGGCGCGCTTGGCGAAGATGTCCGACGAGATGCTCGCCAACCCCGTCATCGAGGACTACGAGATCAAGCTCGATTCCTGA
- a CDS encoding serine/threonine protein kinase: MAESTLGSPERGGERGSRGPAPAGASSFAPPERRVIQERGGRHLIGKRIDGKYIVRSVLGEGGMGTVYEAEHAAIGRAVAVKVLHPSQARKKVSVKRFHHEARAAGAIGHPNICEVYDLGELDDGSPYLVMERLVGETLADRIGRQGALPFDEVLDVLTQVLSGLIAAHEKGIVHRDIKPENVFLTRRVGCPPIAKLLDFGVSKMIATGNGGDRDEEMHLTRTGMVMGTPFYMSPEQARGDRDLDARVDLYACGVIMYEALTARRPFLAPNYNALLLQILTTSPRPMRELRPNMPDGVERIVEKAMRRSRDERYRSAAEFQGDLKVLRDDYSLPTRLHPISPELVEAARQSFQRSVTPSAPRPAVSSDHEPPATVRLDDPHARDARAARAPDPDDFDDMPTEIQRTEYRPRPYDDDDEVAATEVRQDAIDMLRAARTGQRRTASPAPPNDFADETTVKTDGSDDVTEIMREARDRLRGSKNPRR; encoded by the coding sequence ATGGCGGAAAGCACCCTCGGCTCGCCCGAGAGAGGGGGCGAGCGAGGCAGCCGCGGTCCGGCGCCAGCAGGAGCGAGCAGCTTCGCACCGCCCGAACGTAGGGTCATTCAGGAGCGCGGCGGGCGCCATCTGATCGGAAAACGAATCGATGGAAAGTACATCGTTCGTTCCGTCCTGGGCGAGGGCGGGATGGGCACCGTGTACGAGGCCGAGCACGCCGCCATCGGCCGCGCGGTCGCCGTCAAGGTGCTTCACCCTTCGCAGGCGCGCAAAAAGGTCAGCGTCAAACGCTTCCACCACGAGGCGCGCGCCGCGGGGGCCATCGGCCATCCCAACATTTGCGAGGTGTACGATCTGGGCGAGCTGGACGACGGCAGCCCGTACTTGGTGATGGAGCGCTTGGTCGGCGAAACCTTGGCCGATCGGATCGGCAGGCAAGGCGCGCTGCCGTTCGACGAGGTGCTCGATGTGCTTACGCAGGTCCTCTCCGGGCTCATCGCCGCCCACGAGAAGGGCATCGTGCACCGCGACATCAAGCCCGAGAATGTCTTTCTCACACGCAGGGTCGGCTGCCCGCCCATCGCCAAGCTGCTCGACTTCGGCGTCTCCAAGATGATCGCCACGGGTAATGGTGGCGATCGCGACGAGGAGATGCACCTGACCCGCACCGGCATGGTGATGGGCACGCCGTTTTACATGTCGCCGGAGCAAGCCCGGGGCGATCGCGATCTCGACGCGCGGGTCGATCTCTACGCGTGCGGCGTGATCATGTACGAGGCGCTCACGGCGCGCCGTCCGTTTCTGGCGCCCAACTACAACGCGCTCTTGCTCCAAATTCTGACCACGTCGCCGCGCCCCATGCGCGAGCTCCGGCCGAACATGCCGGACGGCGTGGAGCGCATCGTCGAGAAGGCCATGCGCCGCTCGCGCGACGAGCGCTACCGCTCCGCGGCCGAGTTCCAAGGCGATCTCAAGGTGTTGCGCGACGACTACAGCTTGCCCACGCGGCTTCACCCCATCTCGCCCGAGCTGGTCGAGGCGGCGCGCCAGTCGTTCCAGCGCTCCGTCACGCCCTCGGCGCCGCGCCCGGCCGTATCCTCCGACCACGAACCGCCGGCCACCGTGCGCCTCGACGATCCGCACGCGCGTGACGCCCGCGCCGCGCGCGCACCCGACCCCGACGACTTCGACGATATGCCGACGGAGATTCAGCGCACCGAGTATCGCCCCCGTCCGTACGATGACGACGACGAGGTCGCCGCCACCGAGGTCCGTCAGGACGCCATCGACATGCTGCGCGCCGCGCGCACGGGCCAGCGCCGCACCGCCTCGCCCGCGCCCCCCAACGACTTCGCGGACGAGACCACGGTGAAGACCGACGGCTCGGACGACGTGACCGAGATCATGCGCGAGGCGCGGGATCGGCTGCGCGGCTCGAAGAACCCGCGACGCTGA
- a CDS encoding site-2 protease family protein → MNSEGRASGEERAASRPLAWRANLWLFLATAASVFWTGMQTAPDLGDLSPWALLRSPLAVKSGAQFTATLLAILVAHELGHFIAARLHKVDASLPFFIPIPYPISPFGTMGAVIRMRGNIPNRRALLDIGASGPLAGLTVAIPAYMWGATHSSWAPMNPDAASLGDSILTRLFNHLAPAVPPDMDLVLSPVGYAAWIGFFITMINLLPIGQLDGGHIAYALLGPRQNRVSVYVHRSLLAFFFVSLTSLLFRDLRAGFGLVRLGQHVQNSLFWFGLFELLAVLGTLSSQEPARAGETLSIRTRLFALVGLWAVADVGRSSTSVLLWLAWFGGLGLLLTMEIRWGALRSHTLFEHPAVGQNPLGTGRAAIAIFTLAMLVLLFMPTPMSL, encoded by the coding sequence GTGAATAGCGAGGGCCGCGCATCGGGCGAGGAGCGCGCGGCCTCCCGCCCTCTCGCGTGGCGCGCCAACCTATGGCTCTTTCTCGCCACCGCCGCGAGCGTCTTCTGGACGGGGATGCAGACCGCGCCCGACCTGGGGGATCTCTCGCCGTGGGCCCTCTTGCGCTCGCCCCTCGCGGTGAAGAGCGGCGCGCAGTTCACGGCCACCTTGCTCGCCATTTTGGTCGCCCACGAGCTGGGGCATTTCATCGCGGCGCGCCTTCACAAGGTGGACGCGTCGCTTCCGTTCTTCATCCCCATCCCGTACCCCATCTCCCCCTTCGGCACGATGGGCGCGGTCATCCGCATGCGGGGCAACATCCCGAACCGGCGCGCGCTGCTCGACATCGGAGCATCGGGCCCGCTCGCGGGGCTCACCGTCGCCATCCCCGCGTACATGTGGGGCGCGACGCACTCCAGCTGGGCCCCCATGAACCCGGACGCCGCCTCACTGGGCGACTCGATCCTCACACGCCTGTTCAATCACCTGGCCCCCGCGGTGCCGCCGGACATGGACTTGGTGCTCTCGCCCGTGGGGTACGCCGCGTGGATTGGCTTCTTCATCACCATGATCAACCTGCTGCCCATCGGGCAGCTCGACGGCGGGCACATCGCGTACGCCCTCTTGGGCCCGCGCCAAAACCGCGTCTCGGTCTATGTGCACCGCTCGCTGCTGGCGTTCTTCTTCGTGAGCCTCACGAGCCTCCTCTTCCGCGATCTCCGCGCCGGCTTCGGCCTGGTGAGGCTCGGGCAGCACGTTCAAAATTCGCTCTTTTGGTTTGGCCTGTTCGAGCTCTTGGCGGTGCTCGGCACCTTGTCGAGCCAGGAGCCCGCGCGCGCCGGCGAGACCCTGTCGATCCGAACGCGCCTCTTCGCCCTGGTCGGTTTGTGGGCGGTCGCCGATGTGGGCCGCAGCTCCACCAGCGTTCTTTTGTGGCTGGCGTGGTTTGGCGGGTTGGGGCTCCTCCTGACGATGGAAATCCGTTGGGGTGCGCTCCGTTCGCACACGCTCTTCGAGCACCCGGCCGTGGGTCAAAATCCGCTCGGCACCGGGCGCGCGGCGATCGCCATCTTCACCTTGGCGATGCTGGTGCTCCTCTTCATGCCCACTCCGATGTCGCTGTAA
- a CDS encoding phosphoribosylaminoimidazolesuccinocarboxamide synthase — protein MSIEQDLVAALGRTLNGTDFPGLGEKYEGKVRDNYSPGDGRRFIVVTDRVSAFDRVLGTIPFKGQVLNRLAAWWFEKTRAVAENHLIRVPDPNVLECIECEPLLVEMVVRAYVTGSTSTSIWTHYQKGARVFAGHALPDGLRRNQRLPAPILTPATKAPKGEHDVSASREEILAGGKVTAEEFDAAADMAMRLFEHGAKLMAERGLILVDTKYELGKTKDGRIVVIDEIHTPDSSRFWMANTYEERFARGEDPEPFDKDFVRRHYTALGYVGDGAPPPLPDDVRVGAAKRYIDAYEKITGETFVPDTEEPIARIRKNLAAAAAAPGETK, from the coding sequence ATGTCGATTGAGCAGGACCTGGTGGCGGCCCTCGGGCGCACCCTGAACGGGACCGATTTTCCCGGCCTTGGGGAAAAATACGAAGGTAAGGTGCGGGACAATTACTCCCCCGGCGATGGGCGGCGCTTCATCGTCGTGACCGACCGGGTGAGCGCTTTTGACCGCGTGCTCGGGACCATCCCGTTCAAAGGACAGGTGCTCAACCGGCTGGCCGCGTGGTGGTTCGAAAAGACCCGCGCCGTCGCGGAAAATCACCTGATTCGGGTGCCCGACCCCAACGTGCTCGAGTGCATCGAGTGTGAGCCGCTTCTGGTCGAGATGGTCGTTCGCGCGTATGTCACCGGTTCGACGTCGACCAGCATCTGGACCCACTACCAAAAGGGCGCGCGCGTCTTCGCCGGCCATGCGCTGCCGGATGGCCTGCGGCGAAACCAGCGGCTCCCGGCGCCGATTTTGACGCCGGCTACCAAGGCCCCCAAGGGCGAGCACGACGTGAGCGCGTCGCGCGAAGAGATCCTCGCCGGCGGCAAGGTCACGGCCGAGGAGTTCGATGCAGCGGCCGACATGGCCATGCGGCTCTTCGAGCACGGCGCGAAGCTCATGGCCGAGCGGGGGCTCATCCTGGTCGACACCAAGTACGAGCTCGGCAAAACGAAGGATGGCCGCATCGTGGTCATCGACGAGATTCACACCCCCGATTCGTCGCGCTTTTGGATGGCCAACACCTACGAGGAGCGCTTCGCCCGCGGCGAAGATCCGGAGCCGTTCGACAAGGACTTCGTGCGCCGCCACTACACCGCCCTCGGCTATGTGGGCGACGGCGCCCCGCCCCCGCTCCCGGACGACGTCCGCGTGGGAGCGGCCAAGCGCTACATCGATGCCTACGAGAAAATCACCGGCGAGACGTTCGTGCCCGACACGGAGGAGCCGATCGCCCGCATCCGAAAGAATTTAGCAGCAGCTGCCGCTGCTCCAGGAGAGACGAAATGA